One window from the genome of Candidatus Hydrogenedentota bacterium encodes:
- a CDS encoding HAMP domain-containing protein, with protein sequence MDKASVTATLRRTARQAVWTALSVPIFIKIIGIGLLVTSLFGAVSFYQLRTGMLRTHYQIHGETALSLAVSLAGKLEPLVRAGDESGMNVEVTRTMGEFPDVRYIVVQGREGQILSHGFTFPKEAPADLLGNEGDLCAACHAAISPLEVPANLLELQPQARLSTGHLRAYTRRGGMIMEVGVPVGDGERGSVRLGVGDRIIMREMASITRSLMWSLVVCVLIGISMASYLSYVLVRPIRGLLQATLRLKEGDFSARSPDYPPDEIGHLANGFNQMAAGLEEYRRKVAEKEEARQMLLGKIVRAQEDERKHVARELHDQLGQMLSKTLLTIETGCGGCEKPKTHCPEIRQDIRDMIDEVRQLAWNVRPAILDDYGLDQALARYIRETGKRVGFALDYQSVIPEGEGRIAPPEVEVALYRIAQEAVTNIIRHANATEASVILVRRGGEIMLMVEDNGSGFEFSAQQSRQTLGLMGMRERAALVGGELTIESNSGTGTTIRVRIPLNTNVQ encoded by the coding sequence TTGGACAAGGCATCCGTCACGGCGACGCTTCGCCGCACCGCAAGACAGGCCGTGTGGACGGCGCTTTCGGTGCCCATCTTCATCAAAATCATCGGCATCGGGCTGCTGGTAACCAGCCTCTTCGGCGCGGTCTCGTTCTACCAGCTCCGCACGGGCATGCTGCGCACCCACTACCAAATCCACGGGGAGACGGCCCTGTCCCTCGCCGTTTCCCTCGCGGGAAAACTTGAGCCGCTGGTGCGCGCCGGGGACGAGTCGGGAATGAATGTCGAGGTGACCCGGACGATGGGGGAGTTCCCGGACGTGCGCTACATCGTGGTGCAGGGCCGGGAGGGCCAAATCCTTTCCCACGGGTTCACCTTCCCCAAGGAAGCCCCCGCCGACCTGCTGGGCAACGAGGGGGACCTCTGCGCCGCCTGCCATGCCGCGATCTCGCCCCTCGAGGTGCCCGCCAACCTGCTCGAGCTCCAGCCGCAGGCGCGCCTTTCAACGGGCCACCTGCGGGCCTACACCCGGCGCGGCGGCATGATCATGGAGGTCGGGGTGCCCGTGGGCGACGGCGAGCGGGGATCGGTGCGGCTGGGCGTGGGGGACAGGATTATCATGCGGGAGATGGCGTCCATCACCCGCTCCCTCATGTGGAGCCTCGTGGTCTGCGTCCTGATTGGCATCTCCATGGCGTCCTACCTCTCCTATGTGCTGGTGCGCCCCATCCGCGGCCTGCTGCAGGCGACCCTGCGCCTCAAGGAGGGGGACTTCTCGGCGCGTTCCCCGGATTACCCTCCGGACGAGATTGGGCATCTGGCGAACGGGTTCAACCAGATGGCGGCGGGGCTCGAGGAGTACCGGAGAAAGGTCGCCGAAAAGGAGGAGGCGCGCCAGATGCTCCTCGGGAAAATTGTCCGCGCGCAGGAGGACGAGCGGAAACATGTGGCCCGCGAGCTTCACGACCAGCTCGGGCAGATGCTCTCCAAGACGCTGCTGACCATTGAAACCGGATGCGGCGGCTGTGAAAAACCAAAAACGCACTGCCCGGAGATCAGGCAGGACATCCGCGACATGATTGACGAGGTCCGCCAGCTTGCATGGAATGTCCGCCCCGCGATCCTCGACGACTACGGCCTGGACCAGGCGCTGGCGCGCTACATCCGCGAGACGGGCAAACGGGTGGGATTCGCCCTGGACTACCAGAGCGTCATTCCCGAAGGCGAGGGGCGGATTGCCCCCCCGGAGGTTGAGGTGGCGCTCTACCGCATCGCCCAGGAGGCCGTTACCAACATCATCCGCCACGCCAACGCGACCGAGGCCAGCGTCATCCTGGTCCGGAGGGGCGGTGAGATCATGCTCATGGTCGAGGACAACGGGAGCGGGTTCGAGTTTTCGGCGCAACAGTCCCGCCAGACCCTCGGCCTGATGGGGATGCGGGAACGGGCCGCGCTGGTCGGAGGGGAACTGACAATTGAGTCAAATAGTGGAACCGGCACCACCATTCGTGTGAGAATACCGTTAAATACCAATGTGCAATGA
- a CDS encoding DUF1559 domain-containing protein — protein MRQHTEVTARKLWRMPGGAGFTLIELLVVIAIIAILAAILLPALARAREAARRSSCQNNLKQFALVFKMYANEAAGRFPTMKANESSWFPGMPISPENTCDSPNLTSFIPDVQSTYPEYLNDLAILRCPSSANTTENEWNFGNESANPVDPCSRTNDCFRSGKVDSYLYFGWTILGDYTALPGTDPNVNPPDASANTAFYDLMLYEILTERFFDSWPNNSQGVYDREYSFDAAGPGTPKRRLYRIREGIERFFITDINGPGSASTAQSAVPVMWDRIAANVSRDGYNHIPGGMNVVYLDGHVEWLRFPGEHPATRVFAQFVTNLYAAMCP, from the coding sequence TTGAGACAGCACACCGAAGTGACGGCGCGGAAGTTGTGGCGCATGCCGGGAGGAGCGGGATTCACGCTCATTGAACTGCTTGTGGTCATCGCCATCATCGCCATTCTCGCGGCGATACTTCTCCCGGCTTTGGCGCGCGCGCGGGAGGCGGCCCGGAGGTCCAGTTGCCAGAACAACCTCAAGCAGTTTGCCCTGGTGTTTAAAATGTACGCCAATGAGGCGGCGGGCCGCTTTCCCACCATGAAGGCCAACGAGTCGAGCTGGTTTCCGGGAATGCCCATCTCGCCGGAAAACACCTGCGACTCCCCCAACCTCACCTCGTTTATTCCGGATGTGCAGTCCACCTACCCGGAATATCTGAACGACTTGGCCATTCTCCGCTGCCCGTCATCGGCGAACACCACGGAAAACGAGTGGAATTTCGGAAACGAGTCCGCGAACCCCGTGGACCCGTGCAGCCGGACCAATGACTGCTTCAGGTCCGGCAAGGTGGACAGCTACCTTTATTTTGGCTGGACGATTCTTGGGGACTACACGGCCCTGCCCGGCACGGACCCCAACGTGAACCCGCCCGACGCCTCGGCGAACACGGCCTTTTATGATCTCATGCTGTACGAGATTCTCACGGAACGCTTCTTTGACTCCTGGCCCAACAACAGCCAGGGGGTGTATGACCGGGAATACAGCTTTGACGCCGCCGGACCGGGCACGCCCAAGCGACGCCTGTACCGCATCCGGGAGGGCATCGAGCGTTTTTTCATCACGGACATCAACGGCCCCGGCAGCGCGTCAACCGCCCAGAGCGCCGTTCCCGTCATGTGGGACCGCATCGCGGCGAATGTCTCGCGCGACGGCTACAACCACATCCCCGGCGGCATGAATGTCGTCTATCTTGACGGGCATGTCGAGTGGCTGCGTTTTCCGGGCGAACATCCCGCCACGCGGGTTTTTGCGCAATTTGTCACGAATTTGTATGCCGCCATGTGCCCCTGA
- a CDS encoding cytochrome c3 family protein has translation MPRTHTLLVAFLAAALFIAMSPVAAFAQDPTYISNSQCKICHNKKDEGEQWNIWKAEKHSKAFELLSTDEAKAVATKAGLTTPPAESPECLTCHVTSFDTATGKAAEKIKMADGVQCESCHGPGSEHAALGKKFKSGDKTVNPADKMPHPGESACVKCHNDKSPTWKTDRYTLADGTTVGFDYAQAWEKIKHNKPAKN, from the coding sequence ATGCCCCGCACACACACCCTTTTAGTGGCGTTTCTTGCCGCCGCGCTTTTCATCGCGATGTCCCCGGTTGCGGCTTTTGCCCAAGACCCCACGTACATCAGCAACAGCCAGTGCAAGATTTGCCACAACAAAAAGGACGAGGGCGAGCAGTGGAACATTTGGAAGGCGGAAAAGCACTCGAAAGCCTTCGAGCTGCTTTCCACGGACGAGGCCAAGGCCGTCGCGACAAAGGCCGGGCTGACCACGCCCCCCGCGGAGTCGCCGGAATGCCTCACCTGCCATGTCACCAGTTTTGACACCGCCACGGGCAAAGCCGCCGAAAAGATTAAGATGGCGGACGGTGTGCAGTGCGAGAGCTGCCATGGTCCGGGTTCGGAGCACGCGGCCCTGGGCAAGAAATTCAAGAGCGGCGACAAGACCGTGAACCCCGCCGACAAGATGCCCCATCCCGGCGAGAGCGCCTGCGTGAAATGCCACAACGACAAGAGCCCGACGTGGAAGACGGACCGCTACACCCTTGCGGACGGCACCACCGTGGGTTTTGACTATGCCCAGGCCTGGGAAAAGATCAAACACAACAAACCGGCCAAAAATTGA
- a CDS encoding sigma 54-interacting transcriptional regulator — protein sequence MFSLTLKSGDTDAGTWPITQTPLVIGREGGCDVMLSDPAVSRRHCQISMDGGVIHLQDLGSRNLVLVNSRHVAHCRLELGDEVRVGHSVFFVTRRGSSAGMVPSELQHCSTVTLAGDESMFLAPVPVENGRVSRGTFEDLHNLLAVSIGMSSITTREGVFAALGDSVGARFGDVDAWILLLSGKKESVFRLRGDREGAAPPANLMRMVLDERMGSLAPGEPDSGGWVMAAPILHGEHRVGALALVAGDGDGDREYGRDDLDFLVALAHISSPFFQAVDRLEELRAENLRLRGVGEGLKGLIGASPPMARLKKTIALVAPSDQTVLVFGETGTGKELVAGLLHGLSQRKDGPLVTVNCAAIPKDLFESELFGYEKGAFTGATAPKAGLMEESVGGTLFLDEIGDLSLDNQARILRAVEMKRFRRIGGNQEIQADFRLVAATNKDLVTEIARGTFREDLYHRLNAIQLAVPPLRNRRSDIPELARHFLSMCPAKGKKAPVFSPEAMEYLVHRHWPGNVRELRNVVSAGAALCLGTTIGADDLRAVCFNPGVGETGLTLAEIEKTHILRVYDVSNGNVVEAARRLGLGKSTLYNRLAEYGIKT from the coding sequence ATGTTTTCTCTCACATTGAAATCGGGGGACACCGACGCCGGAACCTGGCCCATCACGCAGACCCCCCTTGTGATTGGCCGCGAGGGCGGCTGCGATGTCATGCTCTCCGACCCGGCCGTGTCGCGGAGGCACTGCCAGATCAGCATGGACGGCGGGGTCATTCATTTGCAGGACCTCGGCAGCCGCAACCTGGTCCTGGTGAACAGCCGGCATGTGGCCCACTGCCGCCTCGAGCTCGGGGACGAGGTCCGCGTCGGCCACAGCGTCTTTTTCGTCACGCGGCGGGGCAGCTCTGCCGGGATGGTCCCCTCCGAACTCCAGCACTGCTCCACCGTCACCCTGGCGGGGGACGAGTCCATGTTCCTCGCCCCGGTTCCCGTGGAAAACGGGCGGGTGTCCCGGGGCACCTTCGAGGACTTGCACAATCTTCTTGCCGTGAGCATCGGCATGAGCTCCATCACCACCCGGGAGGGGGTCTTTGCCGCCCTGGGTGACAGCGTCGGCGCGCGCTTTGGCGATGTTGACGCGTGGATTCTCCTCCTTTCCGGTAAAAAGGAGTCCGTCTTCCGCCTGCGCGGCGACAGGGAGGGGGCCGCCCCCCCCGCCAACCTCATGCGCATGGTCCTTGACGAGCGCATGGGCTCCCTCGCCCCCGGAGAGCCGGACAGCGGGGGATGGGTCATGGCGGCCCCCATTCTTCACGGCGAGCACCGGGTGGGCGCCCTGGCCCTGGTCGCCGGGGACGGGGACGGGGACCGGGAATATGGACGGGACGACCTGGACTTTCTCGTGGCGCTGGCCCACATCTCCTCCCCCTTCTTTCAGGCCGTGGACCGGCTGGAGGAGCTCCGGGCGGAGAACCTCCGCCTTCGCGGCGTGGGCGAGGGGCTGAAGGGCCTGATCGGCGCAAGCCCCCCCATGGCGCGCCTGAAAAAAACGATTGCCCTGGTCGCGCCCTCGGACCAGACCGTGCTGGTCTTCGGCGAGACCGGGACGGGCAAGGAACTGGTCGCCGGGCTGCTCCACGGGCTTTCCCAGAGGAAAGACGGCCCGCTGGTCACGGTGAACTGCGCCGCCATCCCGAAGGACCTCTTTGAAAGCGAGCTCTTCGGCTATGAAAAGGGCGCGTTCACGGGCGCCACCGCGCCAAAGGCCGGCCTCATGGAGGAAAGCGTCGGGGGCACCCTGTTTCTGGATGAAATCGGCGATCTGAGCCTCGACAACCAGGCGCGAATCCTGCGCGCCGTCGAGATGAAGCGTTTCCGGCGCATCGGGGGGAACCAGGAAATCCAGGCGGATTTCAGGCTTGTCGCCGCGACCAACAAGGACCTTGTCACGGAAATTGCCCGGGGGACTTTCCGCGAGGACCTCTACCACCGGCTTAACGCCATTCAGTTGGCGGTCCCGCCCCTGCGGAACAGGCGTTCCGACATTCCGGAACTGGCCCGCCATTTCCTCTCCATGTGCCCCGCAAAGGGGAAAAAGGCACCCGTGTTCTCCCCCGAAGCCATGGAATACCTCGTCCACCGGCATTGGCCGGGAAATGTCCGGGAACTCCGAAACGTGGTCTCCGCGGGCGCCGCCCTCTGCCTGGGGACGACCATCGGGGCCGATGACCTCCGCGCGGTCTGCTTCAACCCCGGTGTCGGGGAGACCGGGCTCACCCTCGCCGAGATCGAGAAAACCCACATTCTCAGGGTCTACGACGTTTCAAACGGGAATGTCGTTGAGGCCGCCAGGCGGCTTGGCCTCGGCAAGAGCACCCTCTACAACCGCCTCGCCGAATACGGCATCAAGACCTAG
- a CDS encoding protein kinase, with translation MQEPGRERHVLFTLAAFRLRAISPALVGEALAVCAAAPDRMPSRSMLEKGLIDADQCRSIERMVEDLLRSHRGDTGAAISSLGGLESLTPAPPAESGGVMNTMTLPIETMTLSMDSADDAPAVSADAVQEAPGRYTHVAHYAEGGMGRILLVHDAYLGRSVALKELIPPEVRANTTNAALGVRQSDAMAARFLQEARITGQLEHPSIVPIHELGRRADGTLYYTMKLVKGKTLGDALRERTTLRGRLELLHNFVDLCQAVAYAHSRGVIHRDIKPANVMIGDFGETVVLDWGLAKTKNMKAHPAEGMDDMDGPPEAGAAGKTMYGRAVGTPQYMSPEQAKGQLDKIDERSDVYSLGAVLYQILTGVPPFSGDNTRDIMDRVIRSQPAPPARLVADTPPELAGICEKALRKPPEERYQSAAELAEDVQRFITGRLVLAYDYSPREILARYYRRHRAVINIAAAAALLLVAVLSYTYASMVRARNREHTLRVATEAARENEAQSRAEAERTTYITQLALMQEHIQSQDYATANRIAREVDPKQRNWEWGFLLNRANPELLTVTTSQPMVASVTVSPDATRVASVASPGPVQLWDMETGELRATCEGDVPPFGAPCEFSPDGKNLVWAGQDGAVRVWETGAGRLVHTLRGHVRAVSSAQFSTDGREIVTASTDGTVRFWDLQTGAATTTLDANMGPLSKALFSPGGNTVVIIAESGQIKAVEREGLAERFSIPGEDAVFSADGTLLAVSRDDTIHLLDAQSGSVHQQFKGVGKIFRMRFGREGGILLAAFRDGNARLWDTRSGELICVYPHNSPLLDTAFARGDTVVVTCGFSNDFAAWDTETGNLLNRMSGRGRVLNNVSFSYDGRRMVNACSEGSFQIWDPLYQRGRSLLSHGEMSYSNFAVADETNMVAIYRYGLGIGLFSVDCNLQNTLFMANPTFATGYNCMDFSPDGKMIALITDCFTPFIWNITFQNSIQLIGHDAAVNSVSFSNSGQQAVTASKDSRARIWDITTGREKAILRGHEAEVTFATFSPDDRLILTGSGDGTAGLWDAHSTQRIMLLPGHEQAATCGVFSTDGKKVFTGSGDGTIRVWNIENGRELHVIHGHNGPINTLSSAFQDRLLLSSSWDGTSRLWDLIGFDPMVVFPNTVYAQFSTGMPMLFSSRNDGRLECWEAAAWENTSTDITEHLAQSGMHDYAALSENLAPPTTPERVVVILSEETVSTILEQFSAHLRKSQNNPQHGTSLEGLTLDTEFWDAPLRKLGLFQGDTVLRVNDSAVNHDPHTLANSLETFVTSLKQNTQEPLTLTVLRENKQLDISLFTRPCQHARVDTPLPRNAALDCVNALMDRTIAMLYRQRSPDESLAARKRQARIPAQEGLQIQISTNAPATDYWMTTMHLSSYDLVVGLDERNLSDRDEALGRLQQLRADLENGTAKEFTLDVQRGEFKRIHLRYTVQ, from the coding sequence TTGCAGGAACCCGGCCGCGAAAGACATGTGCTGTTCACACTGGCCGCATTCCGCCTGCGGGCGATTTCGCCCGCCCTGGTGGGCGAGGCGCTGGCCGTGTGCGCCGCGGCGCCGGACCGGATGCCCTCCCGCAGCATGCTCGAAAAGGGCCTCATAGACGCGGACCAGTGCCGGTCCATCGAGCGGATGGTCGAGGACCTGCTGCGCAGCCACCGCGGCGACACCGGCGCGGCCATCAGCAGCCTGGGCGGCCTTGAAAGCCTGACCCCCGCGCCGCCCGCCGAGTCCGGCGGGGTCATGAACACCATGACGCTGCCCATCGAGACCATGACCCTGAGCATGGACTCCGCGGACGACGCCCCGGCGGTGTCTGCGGACGCGGTCCAGGAGGCGCCGGGACGCTACACGCATGTGGCCCATTACGCCGAGGGGGGGATGGGGCGCATACTCCTCGTCCACGACGCGTATCTCGGGCGGAGCGTGGCCCTGAAGGAACTGATACCGCCGGAGGTGCGCGCGAACACCACAAACGCGGCCCTGGGAGTCCGGCAGTCGGACGCGATGGCGGCGCGGTTCCTGCAGGAGGCGCGCATCACGGGGCAGCTCGAGCACCCCTCGATCGTGCCCATCCACGAGCTGGGCCGCCGCGCGGACGGCACGCTGTACTACACGATGAAACTCGTGAAAGGGAAAACCCTCGGCGACGCGCTGCGCGAGCGGACCACCCTGCGCGGACGGCTGGAACTGCTGCATAACTTCGTGGACCTGTGCCAGGCCGTCGCCTACGCCCACAGCAGGGGGGTCATCCACCGCGACATCAAGCCCGCCAACGTGATGATTGGGGACTTCGGCGAGACGGTGGTGCTGGACTGGGGCCTGGCCAAGACGAAAAACATGAAGGCGCACCCGGCCGAAGGGATGGACGACATGGACGGCCCGCCGGAGGCGGGCGCGGCGGGAAAAACCATGTACGGGCGGGCGGTGGGCACGCCCCAGTACATGTCCCCCGAACAGGCCAAAGGGCAACTGGACAAAATAGACGAGCGGTCGGACGTGTACTCCCTGGGCGCGGTGCTGTACCAGATTCTCACCGGCGTGCCGCCGTTCTCCGGGGACAACACCCGCGACATCATGGACCGGGTCATCCGTTCCCAGCCCGCCCCCCCCGCCCGCCTGGTCGCCGACACCCCGCCGGAACTGGCGGGCATCTGCGAGAAGGCGCTGCGCAAGCCCCCCGAGGAACGGTACCAGTCGGCGGCGGAGCTGGCGGAGGACGTGCAGCGCTTCATCACGGGACGCCTGGTTCTGGCCTACGACTATTCACCCCGCGAAATCCTGGCGCGGTACTACCGGCGCCACCGGGCGGTCATCAACATCGCCGCCGCGGCCGCGCTCCTGCTTGTCGCCGTGCTGTCCTACACCTATGCCAGCATGGTCCGCGCCCGAAACCGCGAGCACACCCTGCGCGTGGCGACGGAGGCGGCCCGGGAAAACGAGGCGCAGTCACGCGCCGAGGCGGAGCGCACCACCTACATCACGCAGTTGGCGCTGATGCAGGAGCACATCCAGTCCCAGGACTATGCCACGGCGAACCGCATCGCGCGGGAGGTGGACCCGAAACAGCGCAACTGGGAATGGGGATTCCTCTTGAACCGCGCCAACCCCGAACTGCTGACAGTCACGACCTCCCAGCCGATGGTCGCGTCGGTCACGGTGAGCCCGGACGCCACACGGGTCGCCTCCGTGGCCAGCCCCGGCCCCGTGCAGCTCTGGGACATGGAGACGGGGGAACTGCGGGCCACCTGCGAGGGGGATGTGCCCCCCTTCGGCGCCCCCTGCGAGTTCAGCCCGGACGGAAAAAATCTCGTCTGGGCGGGGCAGGACGGCGCGGTGAGGGTCTGGGAAACGGGCGCCGGCAGACTCGTGCACACCCTGCGCGGACATGTCCGGGCGGTCTCTTCCGCGCAGTTCAGCACCGACGGTCGGGAAATTGTGACGGCCTCCACGGACGGCACCGTGCGGTTTTGGGACCTCCAAACCGGTGCCGCCACCACCACACTCGATGCAAACATGGGACCACTTTCCAAAGCATTGTTCTCGCCCGGCGGGAACACGGTGGTAATCATTGCCGAATCGGGGCAGATTAAAGCGGTGGAACGCGAGGGGCTGGCGGAACGTTTCTCCATCCCCGGCGAGGACGCGGTGTTCAGCGCGGACGGAACGCTCCTCGCCGTCAGCCGGGATGACACGATCCACCTGCTGGACGCCCAGTCGGGTTCCGTCCATCAACAGTTCAAGGGGGTCGGCAAAATTTTTCGAATGCGCTTTGGCAGAGAAGGGGGCATCCTGCTGGCCGCGTTCCGCGACGGCAATGCGCGGCTATGGGACACACGTTCGGGAGAACTGATCTGCGTTTACCCACACAATTCGCCCCTGCTGGACACAGCTTTCGCGCGCGGAGACACGGTGGTGGTCACCTGCGGGTTCTCCAACGACTTCGCCGCTTGGGACACCGAAACGGGCAATTTACTTAATCGCATGTCCGGGCGCGGACGCGTGTTGAACAATGTCTCCTTTTCTTATGACGGTCGCCGCATGGTGAACGCATGCAGCGAGGGTTCCTTCCAGATTTGGGACCCCCTCTACCAAAGGGGAAGGAGTCTGTTGAGCCACGGGGAAATGTCCTACTCCAATTTCGCCGTGGCTGATGAAACGAATATGGTAGCCATCTACCGATATGGATTAGGGATTGGGCTTTTTTCAGTTGACTGTAATTTGCAAAACACCCTTTTCATGGCTAATCCGACCTTTGCCACGGGTTATAATTGCATGGATTTCTCGCCAGACGGGAAGATGATTGCATTAATTACCGATTGTTTTACCCCCTTCATCTGGAATATTACTTTTCAAAATAGTATCCAACTAATTGGACATGATGCCGCAGTGAACTCGGTCTCTTTTTCCAATTCAGGCCAGCAGGCAGTCACCGCTTCCAAGGACAGCAGGGCGAGGATATGGGACATCACAACTGGTCGGGAAAAGGCCATATTACGGGGCCACGAGGCAGAAGTGACATTTGCCACATTCAGTCCGGATGACCGCCTGATACTCACCGGTTCTGGGGATGGCACGGCCGGCCTTTGGGATGCCCATTCCACACAAAGAATTATGCTTCTCCCAGGACATGAACAGGCCGCAACCTGCGGCGTTTTCAGTACTGATGGAAAAAAGGTGTTCACAGGTTCCGGCGACGGCACAATCCGTGTCTGGAACATTGAGAATGGACGGGAACTCCATGTAATCCATGGTCACAATGGACCTATCAACACGCTGTCTTCCGCATTTCAAGACCGCCTCCTGCTCTCGAGCTCATGGGACGGCACCTCACGGTTATGGGACCTCATTGGATTTGACCCAATGGTGGTCTTCCCGAACACAGTATATGCGCAGTTTTCTACCGGAATGCCAATGCTGTTTTCCTCGCGGAATGACGGCCGCCTCGAATGCTGGGAGGCTGCCGCCTGGGAGAACACCTCAACGGATATCACTGAGCATTTGGCACAGTCCGGCATGCATGACTATGCCGCCCTCAGCGAGAACCTGGCCCCCCCCACAACACCGGAACGGGTTGTCGTTATCTTGTCTGAAGAAACTGTCTCCACCATACTGGAGCAATTCAGCGCACATCTGCGGAAATCCCAAAACAATCCCCAACACGGCACATCCCTTGAAGGCCTAACACTTGACACAGAGTTCTGGGATGCACCGTTACGCAAACTCGGCCTGTTTCAGGGGGATACCGTGCTTCGCGTCAATGATTCGGCTGTGAATCATGATCCCCACACCCTTGCCAACTCTCTTGAAACTTTCGTCACAAGCCTGAAGCAGAACACCCAAGAGCCGTTAACTTTGACTGTCCTGCGGGAAAACAAGCAGCTCGACATTTCCCTTTTTACACGTCCCTGCCAGCATGCACGCGTGGACACCCCACTCCCGCGCAATGCCGCCCTTGACTGTGTCAACGCCCTTATGGACCGCACCATTGCCATGCTCTACCGTCAACGGTCTCCTGATGAGTCCCTCGCCGCCCGCAAGCGGCAGGCGCGCATACCCGCCCAGGAAGGACTGCAAATACAAATCTCGACCAATGCACCCGCAACGGACTATTGGATGACCACCATGCATCTCTCAAGTTATGACCTGGTGGTTGGGTTGGACGAACGGAATCTGTCCGACCGTGATGAGGCATTGGGCCGCCTGCAACAACTTCGGGCGGACCTGGAGAACGGGACCGCCAAGGAATTCACGCTGGACGTGCAACGTGGTGAATTTAAGCGGATACACCTTCGATACACCGTCCAATAG
- a CDS encoding response regulator transcription factor: MPIRVLLADDHAMFRSGLRVLLEREPDVAVVGETGTGPETLQELAGTTVDVLLLDINMPGLSGNRVAELALKDRPGLSIVILTMHEDEYYLQELLRIGVRGYVLKKSTGTEVLQAIRAVYRGDSYIDPALAKFVISPYVGRSAGKKKSRLDILTKREQEVLELLVYGHTNAEVAEKLFISDRTVETHRTNIIGKLGLKSRADLVRFALDNGLLKTN; the protein is encoded by the coding sequence ATGCCGATTCGTGTGCTGTTGGCGGATGATCATGCGATGTTTCGCAGCGGGCTGCGCGTGCTCCTTGAACGGGAGCCGGACGTGGCCGTTGTCGGCGAAACTGGGACCGGGCCGGAAACCCTGCAGGAACTGGCCGGAACCACGGTGGACGTGCTGCTGCTCGACATCAACATGCCGGGTTTGTCCGGCAACCGTGTGGCCGAACTGGCCCTGAAAGACCGCCCGGGCCTTTCCATCGTCATTCTCACCATGCACGAGGACGAATACTACCTCCAGGAACTGCTCCGAATCGGGGTGCGGGGATATGTCCTGAAAAAATCCACCGGCACCGAGGTGTTGCAGGCAATCCGGGCGGTCTACCGGGGGGACAGTTACATTGATCCGGCCCTGGCCAAGTTCGTGATTTCCCCTTATGTCGGGCGGAGCGCCGGCAAAAAAAAGAGCCGCCTGGACATCTTGACCAAGCGGGAGCAGGAGGTGCTTGAATTGCTGGTGTATGGCCACACGAACGCCGAGGTGGCCGAAAAACTGTTCATCTCCGACCGCACCGTGGAAACCCACAGGACAAACATCATTGGGAAGCTGGGCCTGAAGAGCCGGGCTGATTTGGTTCGGTTTGCCCTGGACAACGGGCTGCTCAAAACAAATTGA